In Podospora pseudopauciseta strain CBS 411.78 chromosome 3, whole genome shotgun sequence, one genomic interval encodes:
- a CDS encoding hypothetical protein (EggNog:ENOG503PF52) — translation MANIPNNFATPAYPDLQPAVPPRGSSTARNIFDKTKKKVSNLARKDRPTEKPKQKNDPDVLNKLSQKELNDLPVELLNKLDVDRLAHLHSNNLKRVSESRICEIPVDRVRYIANHHPHRLAVVLTKAPGLMRHLNNKEVGILSELDAPTFLKLPDVVKERLSQACPEYYQRMMSQPQHALPPQPAPNTHSGDPHARAQQPVRSASVQPSPSDAPVLPPVNFTTGPRMDATPDAYSPVNATLQAPFSGSHPEHVTQFPPPSTTISPPTYSLPHNTYHSQFSRYPLSSSSPPPSSNSPINGLPVSQTSFGTPAATLVTPSMSLGLSRSSSPTGYFKPNPQSYSGLQGPLNQNGNRPTLQDSTGPPPAVPPKSIAHHSFEMALPSTQAQGELSLPIQNPDPQSFRARQQSQIQGEPADQLTKDERIRDLEAQVEAWKIEKTTLTQKVASLTESLESERERLESERKSTGTLHQNIGSLKNEKARLENEKKLVEDEKQRVEHERDVLEREQIKLEGGIKKYLAAKKWKGLEQQKTAFDMIIDYCNEQLASVADWEDYNKEQTARVEKIKLENERLVQNLKDQDELIAERNKWWGEFQALDNRLKQLNPEHERRLQEEKDRHQLQLQEERKRHHHRFNAEIGKLNTEIEALKKKLDSHKADQLAATEKVRTTLQAEIDTLRQEKNIMQTQYQSYKDAHNQKLQRLTEEHEVALSQQKIDHEQKMQAFHAQCQDLINQVGIQWELNKQQAVKDLENKVRLLESSLVDNSDDYRPATDDHLQVDFDQLNLDISKITHNLPAVDFFQVNQLDPGGFLEREGRDQLRFLLQGIFWEHMMYGFFSAPFGLGALGPQQGKQRLLEVWIAYRKLLGTEKSEVRLPIGEYDMATIEEDYVNFLRNDKETNKWRSSTFQAVMAALLPKKDKAHSPLSDYLSSPFFQNRNNVRENILTELRRICVGGIPQAIEQTVEKMVFKASELALQFGMQRSELGLMFPQRNTLVLLGQDFVLCYDNDAEHGMQKPVFLSVSPMCYKTGDGRKDTTTTKVISPGQIYPHAQ, via the exons ATGGCGAACATACCCAACAACTTCGCGACGCCGGCATATCCGGATTTACAGCCTGCTGTTCCTCCTCGCGGATCGTCTACTGCTCGAAACATCTTTGACAAAACCAAGAAAAAGGTCTCCAACCTTGCAAGGAAAGACAGGCCAACAGAGAAGCCCAAGCAAAAGAACGATCCAGATGTCCTCAACAAACTATCACAAAAGGAACTGAACGACTTACCTGTTGAATTGCTGAACAAACTTGACGTCGACAGGCTTGCTCATCTCCACTCAAACAATCTCAAGAGAGTTTCCGAAAGCAGGATATGTGAAATTCCTGTAGATCGGGTTCGGTATATAGCCAACCACCATCCGCACAGACTGGCTGTCGTGTTGACAAAAGCACCTGGGCTTATGCGCCatctcaacaacaaggaGGTCGGAATATTATCAGAGCTCGATGCACCTACATTTCTGAAACTGCCCGATGTGGTCAAGGAACGGCTCTCCCAAGCATGTCCAGAGTACTACCAACGGATGATGTCCCAACCCCAGCATGCTCTTCCACCCCAGCCAGCACCAAACACACATTCTGGTGATCCTCATGCTCGCGCTCAGCAACCTGTGCGGTCCGCGTCGGTTCAGCCATCACCTTCTGACGCCCCGGTTCTTCCTCCTGTAAATTTTACCACAGGTCCTCGAATGGATGCGACTCCGGACGCCTATTCACCGGTGAATGCCACTCTTCAAGCGCCGTTCAGCGGTTCCCACCCCGAACATGTAACACAATTcccgccaccatcaaccacgATCAGTCCCCCCACCTATTCACTTCCACACAACACCTACCACTCACAATTTTCACGATATCCCCTGTCTTCTTCCagccctcccccttcctctaACTCCCCAATTAACGGACTGCCTGTCAGTCAGACGTCTTTCGGTACGCCCGCTGCAACTCTCGTCACTCCTTCAATGTCCTTGGGGCTCTCAAGGTCCTCCAGTCCAACGGGATATTTCAAGCCAAACCCTCAGTCTTATTCAGGTCTCCAAGGTCCCTTGAACCAAAATGGCAACAGACCAACACTACAAGATTCTACAGGACCACCCCCAGCCGTCCCACCTAAAAGCATCGCCCATCACAGCTTTGAGATGGCCCTTCCAAGCACCCAGGCTCAAGGAGAACTGAGCTTGCCTATCCAGAACCCAGACCCTCAGAGCTTCCGGGCACGCCAACAATCCCAAATCCAAGGAGAGCCTGCTGATCAACTTACCAAGGATGAGAGAATCCGTGACCTGGAGGCTCAGGTCGAGGCCTGGAAGATTGAGAAAACCACCTTGACCCAGAAGGTAGCAAGCTTGACGGAGAGTTTGGAAAGCGAAAGAGAACGTTTGGAGAGCGAAAGGAAGAGCACAGGTACTCTCCACCAGAACATCGGTTCCCTGAAAAACGAGAAGGCGCGACTGGAAaatgagaagaagctggtCGAGGATGAGAAACAGCGAGTGGAACACGAGAGGGACGTGCTTGAGAGGGAACAGATCAAATTGGAAGGAGGGATCAAGAAATACTTGGCTGCTAAGAAGTGGAAAGGCCTGGAGCAACAAAAGACCGCTTTTGACATGATCATTGACTACTGTAACGAACAGCTCGCCTCAGTGGCAGATTGGGAGGACTACAACAAAGAGCAAACGGCACGGGTCGAGAAAATCAAGTTGGAGAATGAACGCTTGGTGCAGAATTTGAAGGACCAAGACGAGCTCATTGCAGAACGCAACAAATGGTGGGGGGAATTTCAGGCCTTGGACAACCGTCTCAAGCAACTAAACCCGGAGCACGAACGAAGACTTcaggaagagaaagacagacaccagctccagctccaggaggagaggaagcggCATCATCACAGGTTTAATGCGGAGATCGGCAAGCTTAATACGGAAATAGAGGCCTTGAAAAAGAAACTCGACAGTCATAAGGCCGATCAACTTGCTGCGACGGAGAAGGTCCGAACAACGCTTCAAGCCGAGATCGACACACTGCGACAGGAGAAGAACATAATGCAGACACAGTACCAATCGTACAAGGATGCCCACAACCAAAAACTCCAGAGGCTGACGGAGGAGCATGAGGTGGCTTTGAGCCAGCAAAAGATCGATCACGAACAGAAGATGCAAGCATTCCACGCTCAATGTCAAGACCTCATCAACCAAGTCGGTATACAGTGGGAactcaacaaacaacaagcTGTCAAGGATCTCGAGAACAAGGTCCGCTTGCTGGAGAGCAGCCTGGTCGACAACTCGGACGACTATCGGCCGGCAACCGATGATCACCTTCAAGTCGACTTTGACCAGCTCAATCTCGACATCAGCAAAATAACGCATAACTTGCCTGCGGTTGACTTTTTCCAGGTCAACCAACTAGACCCTGGCgggtttttggagagggaagggagggatCAGCTGAGGTTCCTGCTGCAGGGCATCTTCTGGGAGCACATGATGTATGGCTTCTTTTCTGCTCCTTTCGGGCTCGGTGCCTTGGGTCCCCAGCAGGGGAAGCAGAGGCTTCTTGAAGTCTGGATCGCCTACCGCAAATTACTTGGGACGGAGAAGTCTGAGG TTCGCTTGCCCATTGGGGAGTATGACATGGCAACGATTGAAGAAGACTACGTCAATTTCCTCCGGAATGACAAGGAGACCAACAAATGGAGATCGTCCACCTTCCAGGCCGTCATGGCGGCCTTGCTACCGAAGAAGGACAAAGCTCACTCGCCTTTGTCCGACTACCTGAGCTCGCCATTCTTCCAGAACCGCAACAATGTCCGCGAAAATATACTAACAGAACTTCGCCGCATATGCGTTGGTGGAATCCCGCAAGCCATCGAACAGACGGTTGAGAAGATGGTGTTCAAGGCCAGCGAACTTGCTCTCCAATTCGGGATGCAACGGTCAGAGCTTGGCCTTATGTTTCCTCAAAGGAACACCTTGGTTCTGCTAGGTCAAGATTTTGTGCTTTGCTATGACAATGATGCCGAGCATGGGATGCAGAAGCCCGTGTTCCTCAGCGTATCTCCGATGTGCTACAAGACAGGTGATGGGAGGAAGGATACCACAACTACGAAGGTGATCTCGCCTGGACAGATATATCCACACGCCCAGTAG
- a CDS encoding hypothetical protein (EggNog:ENOG503Q6YA) codes for MAHFLRSPREIWHRQIIDTGARLQLGSSDYFPFDALRDATDAFINRQGLVQGSSQCDSLLRELVLEHAARENGSERVGLVACLHALSHSVGTTLLVAMREKCQLEATSPKFLSCLTLGARANPLLINRTDSQVAEILLSLLAGTDFLPAIKQLFQTLEEGPDAYILPPSYIIDFLNATDFSTAFRTHLDMLQQERKYMSLCTAVSWIRSVSNQPETSTAKIVASALVPDRIFWANWRPDQERLRNWEEGTFSETQRQKLCYVFDLEGPDITGSGYPCLKDSVPGCFNVVPVVNRDVLLLHRLLANLDNAQRIPGPHAINLVIHLCINSSRPLDNDLLSLTEAVLETDDDESIHSILMWLQTYEAGFDIRMTALTRTLPILEVYPNLQRLLSGYVSLDVARVMQLAREEYNSILETDVAENLAMRIHDFGVAIVNANWLHGSLPLNLWQSLQQLPPKETLDEIFEALGTSHIMNEDIRAYLRVVIGGETHGDSPPAEALLAIVRQTIRFYARGVEPERAKLATEIEPLRHHDPKVYDACIERILNEDIVLIKDMLPLVRSESHSSCVEFARLLAQRQQLRCYTHECWHQLLFFRLLQQRRDLLAWSAAELPLQNFVQWVHDLRALFSQQRVGGSSGISRMSLSDLGFTPERYQWWDVLQHHYGRAVGILAYLHQEGKGDLKWLWLQEIPDTTVLLDILQDENKVLPQDSVLMSLFQPKPDTLSLICLALAGLRRAAPQGKVALESICAREKQLDAGKWNRQATQVLSYCWRRSPDINTDDMSRNALWALTALLGLRDDVDDQGLQVAGECLMADYANLVLAANNLLDMQVLLQSSDAARTTMLMEELGVEDAPPVEPFTPAAAMIPTHLTSFIEPVGEMQWELCFPLKKISAQKRQAIGIDPSPRLLLVRISLLDQQPAFCIHYHPSTTDDSNTRPHGLWHVSGLNMPDGTICFAKPSLFAYLLSRRLSAFLSSLSQDNHISGTIQEQLQLDRTYTFISSILTSPLSHCLVCLEQLARPSPIPATCGSQFCDKIFLFAPLEVRAHHLLSDPPALDFLLACVYSANVSVPELRNGLRAVIDSFPVLAGVSSSPWETLSRILSRENPGPDDGLSADRETLLSWMSGQFGGSGCLISAPGGSKLPAMQGVVQFILRTGDFIGGAGGSGNIKFIGSGLGTRSMWEILCKGLVVGGDGEAEERGEDEPPMDLRTCRKTKTTWKSSLLMDRRVFVVCEDFGGVKGVVVRYVLLCPEGFVPPRMRVIGDALRQSFGALRAGRLVKE; via the coding sequence ATGGCTCATTTTCTACGCTCACCACGTGAAATATGGCATCGACAAATCATCGACACTGGTGCCAGGCTCCAGCTGGGCTCTTCCGATTATTTTCCCTTTGATGCTCTCAGGGATGCCACAGATGCCTTTATTAACCGGCAAGGGCTTGTTCAAGGTTCATCACAATGCGATTCATTACTTCGAGAGTTGGTCTTGGAACATGCTGCGCGGGAAAACGGTTCGGAAAGAGTTGGTTTGGTCGCCTGTCTCCACGCCCTTTCCCACTCCGTTGGCACGACACTGCTGGTAGCAATGAGAGAGAAATGCCAGCTAGAAGCAACCAGCCCGAAATTCTTGAGCTGCTTGACGCTTGGTGCACGCGCAAACCCGTTGCTCATCAACAGAACAGACAGCCAAGTTGCGGAAATCCTCTTGAGCCTGCTGGCGGGTACCGACTTTCTCCCAGCCATCAAACAGCTTTTCCAGACCCTGGAGGAAGGCCCTGATGCATACATCCTTCCACCTTCCTACATCATCGACTTTTTGAACGCGACAGACTTTTCCACAGCTTTCAGGACCCACTTGGACATGCTGCAACAAGAACGGAAATACATGAGTCTTTGTACCGCAGTTTCCTGGATTCGATCAGTATCTAATCAGCCCGAGACCTCCACAGCAAAGATAGTAGCGTCCGCTTTAGTGCCAGACAGGATATTTTGGGCCAACTGGAGACCAGACCAGGAACGGCTAAGGAACTGGGAAGAAGGGACCTTTTCAGAAACCCAGAGACAAAAGCTGTGCTATGTGTTTGATCTCGAAGGACCAGACATTACCGGCTCAGGGTATCCGTGCCTGAAAGACTCGGTTCCTGGATGTTTCAACGTCGTACCGGTCGTCAACCGAGACGTTCTATtactccaccgcctcctAGCCAATCTGGACAACGCACAGCGTATTCCTGGCCCACACGCCATCAATCTCGTCATACACCTCTGTATCAACAGCTCGAGGCCTCTGGACAATGATCTTCTTTCCCTCACCGAAGCAGTGCTGGAGACCGACGATGACGAGTCCATCCACTCGATCCTCATGTGGCTACAAACCTACGAAGCCGGCTTTGACATTCGAATGACAGCTCTGACGAGGACACTTCCCATCTTGGAAGTCTATCCAAACCTTCAGCGGTTGCTCTCTGGATATGTCAGCTTAGACGTGGCTCGAGTCATGCAGTTGGCCAGGGAAGAATACAACTCTATACTAGAGACGGACGTTGCAGAGAATCTTGCCATGAGGATACACGACTTTGGGGTGGCTATAGTGAACGCCAACTGGCTTCACGGATCTCTGCCCCTGAATCTATGGCAAAGCCTACAGCAACTCCCACCCAAAGAGACCTTGGATGAGATCTTCGAGGCCCTCGGGACATCTCACATCATGAACGAAGACATCAGGGCATACctgagggtggtgattggAGGAGAAACCCATGGCGACTCCCCTCCAGCCGAAGCGTTGCTAGCAATCGTCCGCCAGACCATCCGATTTTACGCAAGAGGTGTTGAGCCCGAAAGAGCAAAGCTTGCCACCGAGATAGAGCCACTACGCCATCATGACCCCAAAGTATATGACGCCTGTATCGAGCGAATCTTGAACGAGGATATCGTCCTCATCAAGGATATGCTGCCACTGGTCCGGTCAGAAAGTCATTCCTCGTGTGTCGAATTTGCGCGCCTCTTGGCCCAGCGTCAACAGCTGCGCTGTTACACTCATGAATGCTGGCATCAGCTGTTGTTCTTCCGGTTACTCCAACAGAGGCGAGACTTGCTGGCGTGGTCAGCCGCGGAGCTTCCTTTGCAGAACTTCGTCCAGTGGGTGCATGATCTCAGGGCTCTGTTCTCTCAACAAAGAGTTGGTGGTAGCAGTGGCATCTCGAGGATGTCGTTGTCGGATCTTGGGTTTACGCCGGAAAGGTATCAATGGTGGGACGTGCTCCAGCACCATTATGGAAGAGCAGTTGGTATATTGGCATATCTACACCAGGAGGGCAAGGGAGATTTAAAATGGCTGTGGCTGCAAGAGATACCAGATACAACTGTGTTATTGGACATTCTGCAAGACGAAAACAAAGTGTTACCGCAGGACTCGGTGCTGATGTCGCTTTTTCAGCCGAAACCAGACACGCTGAGTCTCATTTGTTTGGCTTTGGCTGGCTTACGTCGGGCTGCTCCTCAAGGGAAGGTGGCCCTTGAGAGTATCTGCGCTCGGGAAAAACAGCTGGATGCTGGGAAGTGGAATCGTCAGGCCACGCAGGTGCTGAGTTACTGCTGGAGACGCTCGCCAGACATCAACACCGATGACATGAGTCGCAATGCCCTTTGGGCTCTCACGGCTTTGTTGGGGTTAAGGGATGATGTTGACGACCAAGGTCTGCAGGTTGCCGGAGAATGCCTCATGGCCGACTACGCAAACCTGGTTCTCGCGGCCAATAACCTTCTCGATATGCAAGTTCTACTTCAAAGTTCGGATGCGGCCCGAACAACTATGCTCATGGAGGAGCTCGGCGTAGAAGATGCCCCTCCTGTTGAACCCTTCACTCCAGCTGCGGCCATGATTCCTACACACCTCACCAGCTTCATCGAACCAGTCGGTGAAATGCAATGGGAGCTTTGCTTCCCTCTCAAAAAGATCTCCGCCCAGAAAAGACAAGCCATCGGCATCGATCCCTCCCCACGCTTGCTCCTCGTGAGGATATCCCTTCTAGACCAGCAACCAGCTTTTTGCATCCACTAccaccccagcaccaccgacGACAGCAACACCCGTCCTCACGGCTTGTGGCACGTAAGCGGCCTCAACATGCCAGACGGCACCATCTGCTTCGCCAAACCATCCCTATTCGCCTACCTCCTAAGCCGCAGACTCtccgccttcctctcctcgcTGTCTCAAGACAACCACATCAGCGGCACCATCCAAGAGCAACTCCAACTGGACAGAACCTACACCTTCATCTCATCCATCCTCACCTCTCCCCTATCCCACTGCCTGGTATGCCTCGAACAACTCGCCCGCCCCAGTCCAATTCCTGCAACTTGCGGATCTCAGTTCTGTGACAAGATCTTCTTGTTTGCTCCATTAGAAGTCAGAGCACACCACCTCTTGTCCGACCCCCCGGCGTTGGACTTCTTACTAGCATGTGTCTATTCAGCCAATGTCTCTGTTCCAGAACTGAGAAATGGGCTCAGAGCGGTCATTGACTCTTTTCCTGTCCTGGCGGGAGTTAGCTCCTCGCCGTGGGAGACGTTATCCCGGATTTTAAGTCGAGAAAACCCAGGGCCAGATGATGGCCTCTCAGCAGATAGAGAGACTTTACTCTCTTGGATGAGCGGGCAGTTTGGGGGCAGTGGTTGTCTGATTTCTGCGCCGGGTGGGTCGAAATTACCGGCTATGCAGGGGGTTGTGCAGTTTATACTGAGAACTGGCGACTTTATTGGCGGTGCGGGGGGCTCTGGGAATATCAAGTTCATTGGGTCGGGATTGGGGACTAGGAGCATGTGGGAGATTTTGTGCaaggggttggttgtgggCGGTGacggggaggcggaggagagaggagaagatgAGCCGCCGATGGATTTGAGGACTTGCCGGAAGACAAAGACTACGTGGAAGAGCAGCCTGCTGATGGACAGGAGGGTTTTTGTTGTGTGTGAGGACTTTGGGGgtgtgaagggggtggtggtgaggtatGTGTTGTTGTGTCCAGAGGGGTTTGTGCCaccgaggatgagggttaTTGGGGATGCGCTGAGGCAGAGTTTTGGTGCTTTGAGGGCTGGGAGGTTGGTCAAGGAGTAG
- a CDS encoding hypothetical protein (EggNog:ENOG503P1CF), with protein MASLFTQRSARRSNQTLPQPTPSSANTDLSRHTSLQSHSSWSPGGLPQRLLPPQNPRPHTVTPEQFTSLSQQFSTLHADLTTQASLLLGEILALQQTLPVVRLSETSTNLDITAFLQALLHGKLSSALTPPVPSQHEETPKPPRPIRALSREIQACLSKNDYFAAIGTAIDDLRPSAKGDSPDAEQETRDRMDLLRSAMPEGETYEQFWADVAMHLDHEFSVSAEAGYVNSTTFKSGVGVGEIPRERFLATSDGFAWDVEELVGEIVRGKGEFKNPVTGRVFEGGDVELIRRHPLGRGVDEAVLALQREQGQMEGKAEMDGQEKAGMDGLGKGEERWEAKLSAQWARQMHENIREKAEKERKLSGLMSGFGRLKLEVTSPTTAAVELPATTAVRSDDVPSKTASPFIPGAFPDYTTLAELPGSNEHDNIKKEEEGNKANAGEPDYKSFAWYNKYFHSMYGQH; from the coding sequence AtggcctccctcttcacGCAGCGCAGCGCGCGTCGCTCCAACCAAACACtaccccaaccaacaccctcatcaGCCAACACCGACCTCTCCCGTCACACCTCTCTCCAATCCCACTCATCCTGGTCCCCCGGCGGTCTTCCCcagcgcctcctccctccccagaaCCCCCGACCGCACACAGTAACCCCAGAACAATTCACCTCTCTCTCGCAGCAATTTTCAACCCTCCACGCAGACCTCACCACCCAAGCAAGTCTTTTGCTAGGAGAAatcctcgccctccagcAAACCCTTCCCGTCGTCCGCCTCTCAGAAACCTCAACCAACCTAGACATAACCGCATTCCTCCAAGCCCTACTTCACGGGAAgctctcctccgccctcacCCCACCAGTCCCTTCCCAACATGAGgaaacccccaaacccccccgccccatcAGAGCCCTCTCCCGAGAAATCCAAGCCTGCCTCTCCAAAAACGACTACTTTGCTGCAATCGGCACAGCAATCGACGACCTGCGCCCCTCTGCCAAAGGTGACTCCCCCGACGCCGAGCAAGAGACCAGGGATCGAATGGACTTGCTCCGATCTGCAATGCCAGAAGGGGAGACATACGAACAATTCTGGGCCGATGTCGCTATGCATCTTGATCACGAGTTTTCTGTTTCTGCTGAGGCTGGGTATGTTAATTCGACAACGTTCAAAtctggggtgggggtgggagagatACCGAGAGAAAGGTTTTTGGCTACGAGTGATGGGTTTGCttgggatgtggaggagttggttggggagattgtgaggggaaagggggagttTAAGAATCCGGTTACCGGGAGGGTgtttgaagggggggatgtcGAGTTGATTAGACGGCATCCattggggagaggggttgatgaggctgtGCTTGCTCTGCAGAGAGAGCAGGGGCAGATGGAAGGAAAGGCGGAGATGGATGGGCAAGAGAAGGCCGGGATGGATGGgcttgggaaaggggaggagaggtgggaggcAAAGTTGTCGGCTCAGTGGGCGAGGCAGATGCATGAGAACATAAGggagaaggcggagaaggagaggaaatTGTCGGGGTTGATGTcggggtttgggaggttgaAGCTGGAGGTGACATCGCCAACGACAGCTGCTGTTGAACTGCCAGCAACAACGGCAGTGAGATCAGACGATGTGCCCTCAAAGACAGCTAGTCCATTCATTCCCGGGGCGTTCCCTGACTACACGACCCTTGCGGAACTGCCAGGCTCAAATGAGCATgacaacatcaagaaggaggaagagggcaaCAAGGCGAATGCTGGAGAGCCAGATTACAAGTCTTTTGCATGGTACAATAAGTACTTTCACTCCATGTACGGTCAACATTAG
- a CDS encoding hypothetical protein (COG:K; EggNog:ENOG503NXMI) has product MTRVTMDTSSFSSFTPREPQTDRPPREPAPPTPFISFIKPQGQLWNYNRHKTHEDQPGNIPKAFLDAMSVREKVYVEEQGVALENEFDSDDHRSCHWVIYASVLTTIIPAILDPRSGRLVRPRVTRTTSLPIGTLRLVPFPHSAHPRNGGIYLNGLLTNVGDPVRPRSSETVQALQPQEIQGGNRRNSLYIRDFPTTFHNGQEPYVKLGRLAVLKEYRNKGIAGQLVRAAVTWMQTNYTIFNPSPSVLGFDRLGMDVTGQLPKWRGLFCIHAQEEAVKVWERYGFKVDEKMGKWWEEGIPHVGMWLRVPVGKGGHTVA; this is encoded by the exons ATGACAAGAGTGACCATGGACACGAGCTCTTTCAGCTCATTCACTCCCCGGGAGCCTCAAACCGACCGCCCTCCAAGAGAGCCGgcccctcccactcccttTATCTCTTTCATCAAGCCTCAAGGCCAGCTCTGGAACTACAACCGGCACAAGACCCACGAAGACCAGCCAGGCAACATCCCCAAGGCTTTCCTCGATGCCATGAGCGTCAGAGAGAAGGTCTACGTCGAAGAACAGGGCGTTGCCTTGGAGAACGAATTCGACAGTGACGACCACCGTAGCTG CCACTGGGTAATCTACGCCTCtgtcctcaccaccatcatcccagcCATCCTAGACCCCCGATCCGGCAGGCTCGTCCGCCCCCGCGTCACCAggaccacctccctccccatcggCACCCTCCGCCTAGTCCCCTTCCCCCACTCAGCCCACCCCCGCAACGGCGGCATCTACTTAAAcggcctcctcaccaacgTCGGCGACCCCGTCCGCCCTAGAAGCAGCGAGACGGTCCAGGCCCTCCAGCCCCAGGAGATCCAAGGAGGCAACCGTCGCAACTCCCTCTACATACGCGacttccccaccaccttccacAACGGTCAGGAACCGTACGTGAAGCTCGGTCGTCTGGCTGTCCTCAAGGAGTACCGTAACAAGGGAATCGCGGGCCAGCTTGTGCGCGCCGCAGTTACCTGGATGCAGACGAATTacaccatcttcaaccctAGCCCTTCCGTGTTGGGCTTTGACAGACTGGGCATGGACGTGACGGGCCAGCTGCCTAAGTGGCGGGGCCTGTTTTGCATTCATgcgcaggaggaggcggtcaagGTCTGGGAGAGGTATGGGTTCAAGGTGGACGAGAAGATGGGAaagtggtgggaggaggggatccCGCATGTGGGCATGTGGTTGAGGGTTCCGGTTGGCAAGGGGGGTCATACTGTTGCCTGA
- the RPS5 gene encoding ribosomal protein S5 (EggNog:ENOG503NVCP; COG:J), with protein sequence MSDAGVEVQAYEVLPKEVAAEVGSIKLFNRWSYDDVEIRDISLTDYIQIRAPVYLPHSAGRYAAKRFRKANCPIIERLTNSLMMHGRNNGKKMMAVRIVAHAFEIIHLMTDQNPIQIAVDAIVNCGPREDSTRIGSAGTVRRQAVDVSPLRRVNQAISLLTTGAREASFRNVKSIAECLAEELINAAKGSSNSYAIKKKDELERVAKSNR encoded by the exons ATGTCTGACGCCGGCGTTGAAGTTCAGGCCTACGAGGTCCTCCCCAAGGAGGTTGCCGCTGAGGTTGGCAGCATCAAGCTCTTCA ACCGCTGGAGCTACGATGATGTCGAGATCCGGGATATCTCCTTGAC CGACTACATCCAGATCCGGGCTCCCGTCTACCTCCCTCACTCTGCCGGTCGCTATGCCGCCAAGCGTTTCCGCAAGGCCAACTGCCCCATCATTGAGCGTctcaccaactccctcatGATGCACGGCCGCAACAACGgcaagaagatgatggctgTCCGCATCGTCGCTCATGCCTTCGAGATC ATCCACCTGATGACCGACCAGAACCCCATCCAGATTGCCGTTGACGCCATTGTCAACTGCGGTCCCCGCGAAGACAGCACCCGTATCGGCTCGGCTGGTACCGTCCGCAGACAGGCCGTCGATGTCTCTCCCCTCCGCCGCGTCAACCAGGCCATCTCTCTTCTCACCACTGGTGCCCGCGAGGCCTCTTTCCGCAACGTCAAGTCGATTGCTGAGTGCCTTGCTGAGGAGctcatcaacgccgccaaGGGTTCCAGCAACTCTTatgccatcaagaagaaggatgagtTGGAGCGTGTCGCCAAGAGCAACCGGTAA
- the RPS25 gene encoding 40S ribosomal protein S25 (BUSCO:EOG09265SHL; COG:J; EggNog:ENOG503P5PV) — MAPAATGAKKQKKKWSKGKVKDKAQHAVILDKTTSDKLYKDVQSYRLVTVATLVDRLKINGSLARRCLADLEEKGQIKQVVSHSKMKIYTRAVTAAE; from the exons ATGGCTCCCGCGGCAACTGGtgcgaagaagcagaagaagaagtggtCCAAGGGAAAGG TCAAGGACAAGGCCCAGCACGCCGTCATCCTCGACAAGACCACTTCCGACAAGCTCTATAAGGATGTCCAGTCCTACCGCCTCGTGACTGTCGCCACCCTCGTCGACAGACTCAAGATCAACGGCTCCCTCGCCCGGAGGTGCCTTGCCgacttggaggagaagggccAGATCAAGCAGGTCGTCAGCCACAGCAAGATGAAGATCTACA CTCGCGCCGTTACCGCCGCCGAGTAA